Proteins encoded in a region of the Vicia villosa cultivar HV-30 ecotype Madison, WI linkage group LG5, Vvil1.0, whole genome shotgun sequence genome:
- the LOC131608192 gene encoding transcription repressor OFP8 produces MENQNRLKMRISRMFRSSFGSCKTRQHASDVMEKPLFAPPNNHIPSKTLLPFHPISKPKPSQKTIDDMSFTLSHSLPRRKISTCSSSPFLCGANSNNNNNNLKLDRKTCPPPVSPNNTTFNDEHINNNNNLGFYEKTNASSKTVTNKTKTKNKKKRTKKKKKQTQTKKKNRTFPFNSCAKDTNFDSYWWYSTDEDDETDTLFSSKSLSSDSSKSRRRKTSRRKPDRSSDMGVLPLNGKVKDTFAVVKRSSDPYSDFRTSMVEMIVEKQIFSPSDLENLLQCFLSLNSYHHHKIIVEVYTEIWEALFSDWL; encoded by the coding sequence atggAAAACCAAAACCGTCTGAAAATGCGAATCTCTCGCATGTTCCGATCCTCATTCGGTTCCTGCAAAACCCGACAACATGCATCTGATGTTATGGAAAAACCACTATTTGCACCCCCCAACAACCACATCCCCTCCAAAACTCTACTACCCTTTCACCCCATTTCCAAACCCAAACCCTCTCAAAAAACCATCGACGACATGTCGTTTACCCTCTCTCATTCTCTTCCTCGTCGCAAAATCTCtacttgttcatcatcaccattTCTCTGCGGTGCAAatagcaataacaacaacaacaaccttaaacTCGACAGAAAAACATGTCCACCACCGGTTTCACCAAACAACACTACATTCAACGATgaacacatcaacaacaacaacaacctaggTTTCTACGAAAAAACCAACGCATCATCAAAAACCGTCACTAACAAAACCAAAACGAAGAACAAGAAAAAgagaacgaagaagaagaagaaacaaacacAAACCAAGAAGAAAAACAGAACCTTTCCATTCAATTCATGTGCAAAAGACACAAACTTTGATAGCTACTGGTGGTACAGCACCGACGAAGACGACGAAACCGACACACTCTTCTCATCAAAGTCTCTCTCATCCGACTCCTCCAAGTCCCGCCGCCGTAAAACCTCTCGCCGGAAACCCGACCGGAGTTCCGACATGGGTGTTCTTCCGTTGAACGGAAAAGTCAAAGACACGTTCGCGGTGGTGAAGCGTTCGAGTGATCCGTACAGTGACTTTAGAACTTCCATGGTGGAGATGATCGTTGAGAAGCAAATATTTTCACCTAGTGATTTGGAGAATCTGTTACAGTGCTTTCTGTCGCTGAATTCGTATCATCATCACAAGATCATTGTTGAAGTTTACACAGAGATTTGGGAAGCACTTTTCTCTGACTGGCTTTGA